The Methyloceanibacter sp. wino2 nucleotide sequence CGTGCCGGTGAGCGCTGCCGTCCAGGCGCGGCGTCAAAGCTGACCCCCAGACCTTGACTTGCGGCTGTCGTGCGTGGCTCATCGGGCGGTGTTCCGCCACAGCCATCTCAAGGCGACAAAGACCTGACCATGACCGATCCCACCAAGCTTCCCTACCGGCCGTGCGCGGGCGTGATGCTGTTGAACGCGGAAGGGCACGTCTTCGTGGGACGGCGCCCGGACCGCGGCAAGGAAGCGTCCGAGGGATGCGGTAAATGGTGGCAGATGCCGCAAGGGGGCATCGACAAGGGCGAGGCGCCCGAGGAAGCTGCCCGGCGAGAGCTGTGGGAAGAGACCGGCGTTCAGAAGACAACGTTCCTCGCACAGACCGAGGAGTGGCTCGTCTACGATCTGCCGTCGGAACTGGTAGGAGTGGCCTGGAAGGGCAAATATCGCGGACAGAGACAGATGTGGTTCGCGGCTCGTTTTGAGGGGACCGAGCGCGATATCGATCTGAAGCCGCGGCCGGACCACAAGGCGGAGTTCGACGCGTGGCGCTGGGTGCCCATGGACGAATTGCCGTCATTGGTGGTGCCGTTCAAGCAGGCTGTTTACGCCGCCGTCATCGACGCGTTTTCTCATCTCGTCGTCAAATAGGGGCCAGCTCGGCCACACACGCACGCGCGCCGCCCAACAAAAAAGGGAGGCGTTGGCCTCCCTCTGAACTCGACGTGGTGAACTGTTTGCGCGGTCTAGGCGCTCAGCGCCGACTGCACCTGTCGGAGATGCTCGAGCGTCATCTGAGCCTTGTCTTTGGCCTCGCCCGAGAGGTCGGCGACGTCTTCCTCGGCGTCCGCGATATCCTGCGAGAGTTGCGCCGGATCGAGTTCGTCCAGGTCGATCGCCCGTTCCGCCAAAACCGTGAGACCCGCCGGGATCACTTCGGCGAAACCGCCACGGGCGAAGAAGCGCTGGCGCTTGCCGTCCGGGAAGTCGATCTCGAGCAGCCCGGGGCGCAACGTCGTGATGAGCGGGGCGTGCTTGGCCATGATGGTCATGTCGCCCTCGGCGCCCGGAACGAGCACCTGCTCAACGTCGCCCGAGAACACCAGCTTCTCGGGCGATACCAGTTCGAACTTGAACGGATCGGGCATTAAGCGGCCTCGGCTGCAAGCTTCTCGGCCTTGGCGACGGCTTCCTCGATGGTGCCGACCATGTAGAACGCCGCTTCAGGCAGGTGATCGTAGTCGCCCTCGCACAGGCCCTTGAAGCCGGCGATCGTGTCCTTGAGATCGACCAGGACGCCCGGCGAACCGGTGAAGACCTCGGCCACGTGGAAGGGCTGCGACAGGAAGCGCTCGATCTTACGGGCGCGGGCCACGGTGAGCTTGTCCTCTTCGGAAAGCTCGTCCATGCCCAGAATGGCGATGATGTCCTGGAGGGCCTTGTAGCGCTGCAGGATCTCCTGCACCTGGCGGGCCACCGCGTAGTGCTCCTCACCGAGGATACGCGGGTCGAGCATGCGCGAGGTGGAATCGAGCGGATCCACGGCCGGGTAGATGCCCTTCTCGGCGATGGTGCGCGACAGCACGGTGGTGGCGTCCAGATGGGCGAACGAGGTCGCCGGCGCCGGGTCGGTCAAGTCGTCGGCCGGCACGTAAATGGCCTGCACCGAGGTGATCGAACCCTTCTGGGTGGTGGTGATGCGCTCCTGCAGGGCGCCCATATCCGTGGCCAGCGTCGGCTGATAGCCCACGGCCGAGGGAATACGGCCCAAGAGGGCGGACACTTCCGAACCCGCCTGCGTGAAGCGGAAGATGTTGTCCACGAAGAACAGCACGTCCTGGCCTTCATCGCGGAACGACTCTGCGACCGTCAGGCCCGACAGAGCCACACGAGCACGGGCTCCCGGAGGCTCGTTCATCTGGCCGTACACGAGGGCGCATTTGGACCCCTCGATCGAGCCTTCCTTCGGATCCTTGTTCACGCCGGACTCGATCATCTCGTGATAGAGGTCGTTGCCCTCGCGCGTGCGCTCGCCGACACCGGCGAACACGGAGTAGCCGCCGTGGGCCTTCGCGACGTTGTTGATCAGCTCCATGATGAGCACGGTTTTGCCCACGCCGGCGCCGCCGAACAGGCCGATCTTGCCGCCCTTGGCGTACGGCGCGAGCAGGTCGACGACCTTGATGCCCGTGACCAGAATTTCGGATTCCGTCGCCTGGTCCACATAGGACGGCGCCTGCGCGTGGATCGGCCGGCTGTCGGAGGTCTCGATGGGCCCCAACTCGTCCACCGGCTCGCCGATGACGTTCATGATGCGGCCGAGCGTCTTCGCGCCCACCGGAACGGCGATCGGCTCGCCCGTGTCGACCACCTGCTGGCCGCGGACGAGACCTTCGGTCGAGTCCATGGCGATGGTGCGAACGGTGTTCTCGCCAAGATGCTGCGCGACCTCGAGAACGAGGCGGTTGCCCTGGTTCTCGGTCTCGAGCGCGTTCAGAATTTCGGGCAGGTGCTCGTCGAACTGCACGTCGACGACAGCGCCGGTCACCTGGCGGATCTGGCCCTTGGGCCCCTTGCCTTCGGCGATGCGCTTCTCTTGCTTCTTGGTTTCTGCCACCACGGGTTTGTTTGCCATCGTTCCGTTCCTTGACTGACTAGAGGGCCTCAGCACCGGAGATGATCTCGATCAGCTCCTTGGTGATCTGGGCCTGGCGGGTCCGGTTATAGTTCAGCGTCAGCTTGCCGATCATCTCACCGGCATTGCGCGTCGCGCTATCCATGGCGCTCATGCGAGCGCCTTGCTCCGACGCGGCGTTCTCAAGCAGCGCCTTGAAAATCTGGGTCGTGATGTTGAGCGGCAGGAGATCGGCGAGAATCTCGGATTCCTCCGGCTCGTATTCGTAGATCGCGCCGTCCAGATCGACGCCGCTCTCTTTTCCTTCGGGAATAGAGGCGGGAATGATCTGCTGGGCGATCGGGGTCTGGCTGATGACCGACTTGAACTCGGCGTAGAACAATGTCGCCACGTCGAACTCGCCGGCCTCGAACATCGCCCGGACCTTCTGCCCGACCTGATCGGCATGTTCGAACGACAGCTGCTTGATGCCGCGGAACTCGATCACGTCGATGATCTGCGCCTTGAACTGGCGGCGAAGCTGGTCGTAGCCCTTCTTGCCGACGCAGAGGATCTTGACCTCTTTGCCCTGTCCGGTCAGTTCCAGCACTTTCTCGCGCGCTTTGCGGACAATCGACGAGTTGAAGCCGCCGCAAAGGCCGCGCTCGGAGGAGCACACCACCAAGAGATGCACATCGTCCTTGCCGGTCCCGACCATCAGGGGCGAGCCGACGCCCTCGAGGCCTTTGAGAGCCTCTGCCAGGTTCGAAAGCACGGCCTCCATGCGCTCGGCATAGGGGCGCGCGGCTTCGGCTGCCATCTGCGCCCGGCGAAGCTTCGCCGCAGCCACCATCTGCATGGCCTTGGTGATCTTCTGGGTCGCCTTAACCGAGGCGATACGGTTCCGAAGCTCCTTTAGCGAGGCCATGAATCAGCTCACGCGAAGGACTTGGCGAATTTGTCGGCCGCGGCCTTCAGCTTGTCGCCGGACTCGTCGGAGATCTTCTTCTCGTCACGGATGGTGTCGAGAAGATCCTGATGCTCGGTGTGCATGTACCGAAGCCATTCGTCCTCGAACCGGCCGATGTCGGACACCGACAGGGCATCCAGATAGCCGTTCACACCCATGTAGATGGAGACGACCTGCTCCTCGACCGTGAGCGGGGAGAACTGCGGCTGCTTCAGGAGCTCGGTCAGGCGCGCGCCGCGGTTCAGCAGCTTCTGCGTCGTGGCGTCGAGGTCCGAACCGAACTGGGCGAAGGCCGCCATCTCGCGATACTGGGCCAGTTCACCCTTAATCTTGCCGGCAACCTGCTTCATGGCCTTGATCTGGGCCGACGAGCCCACGCGGGACACGGACAGACCCACGTTCACCGCGGGGCGGATGCCCTGATAGAACAGATCGGTTTCGAGGAAGATCTGGCCGTCCGTGATCGAGATCACGTTGGTCGGGATGTAGGCCGACACGTCGTTGGCCTGCGTCTCGATGACGGGCAGAGCGGTCAGCGAGCCCGAACCGTTTTCGGCATTGAGCTTGGCCGCGCGCTCCAGCAGGCGCGAGTGAAGGTAGAACACATCGCCCGGGTAGGCTTCACGTCCCGGCGGGCGGCGAAGCAGCAGCGACATCTGGCGATAGGCAACGGCCTGCTTGGACAGATCGTCGTAGTTGACAAGGGCATGCATGCCGTTGTCGCGGAAATACTCGCCCA carries:
- a CDS encoding F0F1 ATP synthase subunit gamma is translated as MASLKELRNRIASVKATQKITKAMQMVAAAKLRRAQMAAEAARPYAERMEAVLSNLAEALKGLEGVGSPLMVGTGKDDVHLLVVCSSERGLCGGFNSSIVRKAREKVLELTGQGKEVKILCVGKKGYDQLRRQFKAQIIDVIEFRGIKQLSFEHADQVGQKVRAMFEAGEFDVATLFYAEFKSVISQTPIAQQIIPASIPEGKESGVDLDGAIYEYEPEESEILADLLPLNITTQIFKALLENAASEQGARMSAMDSATRNAGEMIGKLTLNYNRTRQAQITKELIEIISGAEAL
- a CDS encoding RNA pyrophosphohydrolase translates to MTDPTKLPYRPCAGVMLLNAEGHVFVGRRPDRGKEASEGCGKWWQMPQGGIDKGEAPEEAARRELWEETGVQKTTFLAQTEEWLVYDLPSELVGVAWKGKYRGQRQMWFAARFEGTERDIDLKPRPDHKAEFDAWRWVPMDELPSLVVPFKQAVYAAVIDAFSHLVVK
- a CDS encoding F0F1 ATP synthase subunit epsilon — encoded protein: MPDPFKFELVSPEKLVFSGDVEQVLVPGAEGDMTIMAKHAPLITTLRPGLLEIDFPDGKRQRFFARGGFAEVIPAGLTVLAERAIDLDELDPAQLSQDIADAEEDVADLSGEAKDKAQMTLEHLRQVQSALSA
- the atpD gene encoding F0F1 ATP synthase subunit beta, with the translated sequence MANKPVVAETKKQEKRIAEGKGPKGQIRQVTGAVVDVQFDEHLPEILNALETENQGNRLVLEVAQHLGENTVRTIAMDSTEGLVRGQQVVDTGEPIAVPVGAKTLGRIMNVIGEPVDELGPIETSDSRPIHAQAPSYVDQATESEILVTGIKVVDLLAPYAKGGKIGLFGGAGVGKTVLIMELINNVAKAHGGYSVFAGVGERTREGNDLYHEMIESGVNKDPKEGSIEGSKCALVYGQMNEPPGARARVALSGLTVAESFRDEGQDVLFFVDNIFRFTQAGSEVSALLGRIPSAVGYQPTLATDMGALQERITTTQKGSITSVQAIYVPADDLTDPAPATSFAHLDATTVLSRTIAEKGIYPAVDPLDSTSRMLDPRILGEEHYAVARQVQEILQRYKALQDIIAILGMDELSEEDKLTVARARKIERFLSQPFHVAEVFTGSPGVLVDLKDTIAGFKGLCEGDYDHLPEAAFYMVGTIEEAVAKAEKLAAEAA
- the atpA gene encoding F0F1 ATP synthase subunit alpha — its product is MDIKAAEISAILKDQIKNFGQEAEVAEVGQVLSVGDGIARVYGLDNVQAGEMVEFADGTQGMALNLEIDNVGIVIFGDDRNIGEGDICKRTGNIVEAPVGKGLLGRVVDGLGNPIDGKGPIEATEMRRVDVKAPGIIPRQSVHEPMQTGLKAVDALIPVGRGQRELIIGDRQTGKTAIILDTILNQKSVNDRDDESQHLYCIYVAIGQKRSTVAQFVKVLEENGALPYSIVVAATASDPAPMQFLAPFTGCTMGEYFRDNGMHALVNYDDLSKQAVAYRQMSLLLRRPPGREAYPGDVFYLHSRLLERAAKLNAENGSGSLTALPVIETQANDVSAYIPTNVISITDGQIFLETDLFYQGIRPAVNVGLSVSRVGSSAQIKAMKQVAGKIKGELAQYREMAAFAQFGSDLDATTQKLLNRGARLTELLKQPQFSPLTVEEQVVSIYMGVNGYLDALSVSDIGRFEDEWLRYMHTEHQDLLDTIRDEKKISDESGDKLKAAADKFAKSFA